CAGTTACCGTTAACCGCTTAAAATTTGGCGATAACGATACCCTTTCTGCAAAAGTTGCAGGATTAATAAACTCAGATCTTCTTGTGATTCTATCTGATATTGATGGTCTTTATGACGCAAATCCAATGAAGTATCCTGATGCTAAGCGAATTAAAAAAGTGACGGAAATTACCCCGGAAATAGAAGCTGCGGCCGGAGACGCTGGAAGCTCAGTCGGCACCGGCGGAATGAGATCGAAGCTGGATGCTTTTAACATCACTATGGCATCTGGAATCAACGGGTTTTTAGGTCAAGCGGACAGTCCGAACATTTTGCAAGAAGTAGTGAATGGGAGTGCGAGTGGAACCTATTTTGAACCGAATTCAAGCGCGTATTGCCTTTCTCAAAAAATGCAGTGGATTGCTTTTAATTCCGGACCTGAAGGTGATTTAGTTATTGGGAATAAGAAGAAAGAAGATATAATAAACAACGGAAGCAGCCTTCATCCTTCAGAGGTTTTAGAAGTGAGAGGCGAATTTCACAAAGGCTCAGTCGTCCGAATCATCGACTCAGAAGAAACGGAAATCGGCCTCGGCATCGTGAACTATGCATCTGACGAATTTCAGCAGATAACAGAAGAAGATGGAGCATGTGAAGAGGCGATTGATAATGAGACATTTGTATGTCAGTTGGACGTAAAGATCCCCGTTTGTTAACAAACATGGAGGAGGATAACGATGAGTAAATTGGTTGAGATAAGTCTGGTTGAAAAACAAGCCATACAAGCTAAAAAAGCAGCAAAATCTTTAAGCCTGCTGTCCGAACAAGAAAAAAATGAAGCCTTATTTACTTTGGCTGATCATTTAGAAAAAAATACTCAAACAATTCTTGCTGCTAATGAGAAGGATTTAGAAGCAGGAAAACAAAAAGGGTACGAT
This window of the Bacillus gobiensis genome carries:
- the proB gene encoding glutamate 5-kinase translates to MTPETNKKRVVVKIGSSSLTSLHGEISRRKLEKLVEQVVRLKDSGHEVILVSSGAVAAGYRKLGFIKRPESLPEKQAAASIGQGLLMEAYSEIFLSHGYVASQILITKNDFSDENRYNNVRNTLNVLLDRGIVPIINENDTVTVNRLKFGDNDTLSAKVAGLINSDLLVILSDIDGLYDANPMKYPDAKRIKKVTEITPEIEAAAGDAGSSVGTGGMRSKLDAFNITMASGINGFLGQADSPNILQEVVNGSASGTYFEPNSSAYCLSQKMQWIAFNSGPEGDLVIGNKKKEDIINNGSSLHPSEVLEVRGEFHKGSVVRIIDSEETEIGLGIVNYASDEFQQITEEDGACEEAIDNETFVCQLDVKIPVC